The following coding sequences lie in one Pseudomonas monsensis genomic window:
- a CDS encoding DedA family protein, whose amino-acid sequence MDFNPLDLILHLDVYLDLLVTNYGPWIYAILFAVIFCETGLVVTPFLPGDSLLFIAGAVAAGGGMDPVLLGGLLMLAAILGDSTNYVIGRTAGEKLFSNPNSKIFRRDYLKQTHDFYDKHGGKTVTLARFLPIIRTFAPFVAGVGKMPYPRFFGFSVFGTILWVGGLVTLGYFFGNVPFIKKNLSLLVVGIILLSLIPMIIGVVRSRFGGAKAEIR is encoded by the coding sequence ATGGATTTCAACCCGCTCGACCTTATCCTGCATCTCGACGTCTACCTCGATTTGCTGGTGACCAACTACGGGCCGTGGATCTACGCGATTCTGTTTGCCGTGATCTTCTGTGAAACCGGTCTGGTGGTCACGCCGTTCCTGCCGGGCGACTCGCTGTTGTTCATCGCCGGTGCCGTCGCGGCGGGCGGTGGCATGGATCCGGTCCTGCTGGGCGGCCTGCTGATGCTGGCGGCGATTCTGGGCGACAGCACCAACTACGTGATTGGACGAACGGCCGGCGAGAAGCTGTTCAGCAACCCGAACTCGAAAATCTTCCGCCGCGACTACTTGAAACAAACCCACGACTTCTATGACAAGCACGGCGGCAAGACCGTGACCCTGGCGCGTTTCCTGCCGATCATCCGCACGTTCGCGCCGTTCGTCGCCGGCGTGGGGAAAATGCCCTACCCGCGTTTCTTCGGCTTCAGTGTATTCGGCACCATCCTCTGGGTGGGCGGTCTGGTGACCCTGGGCTACTTCTTCGGCAACGTACCGTTCATCAAGAAGAACCTGTCGCTGCTGGTCGTGGGCATCATCCTGCTGTCGCTGATACCGATGATCATCGGTGTCGTACGCAGCCGTTTCGGCGGTGCCAAAGCCGAAATCCGCTGA
- a CDS encoding zinc-dependent peptidase, with protein sequence MWSLSAWRRRRILARHPIADELWQRVRQHLSFLDGISAAEDQWLREACVLFLEDKHLSALPGVELHQEQRLLLAAQAQLPLLHLGDLNWYQGFHEIVLYPDDFLSPQRHRDASGVEHEWDGEHSGEAWQQGPIILAWPGVMASGGWEGYNLVIHELAHKLDMLNGDANGLPPLHADMRVSDWAEVMQHAYDDLNRQLDHDPDTETAIDPYAAENPAEFFAVTSEYFFSAPDLLHEAYPQVYLQLKLFYRQDPLSRLRQLQATDPVYQAHD encoded by the coding sequence ATGTGGTCACTGAGCGCCTGGCGACGCCGGCGCATTCTGGCCAGGCACCCGATTGCCGACGAGCTATGGCAACGGGTGCGCCAGCATCTGAGCTTTCTGGACGGTATCAGCGCCGCCGAAGATCAGTGGCTGCGTGAAGCCTGCGTGTTATTCCTCGAAGACAAACACCTGAGCGCCCTGCCCGGCGTCGAATTGCATCAGGAACAACGCCTGCTGCTCGCCGCCCAGGCACAATTGCCGCTGCTGCATCTCGGTGACTTGAACTGGTATCAGGGATTTCACGAGATCGTTCTGTATCCCGACGACTTCCTCAGCCCGCAACGTCATCGCGATGCCAGCGGCGTCGAGCATGAGTGGGATGGCGAACACAGCGGCGAAGCCTGGCAACAGGGGCCGATCATCCTGGCCTGGCCCGGGGTGATGGCCAGTGGTGGCTGGGAAGGCTACAACCTGGTGATCCATGAACTGGCGCACAAGCTCGACATGCTCAATGGCGACGCCAACGGCCTGCCGCCGCTGCACGCCGACATGCGCGTCAGCGATTGGGCCGAGGTCATGCAACACGCCTACGACGATCTCAACCGCCAGCTCGACCACGATCCTGACACCGAAACCGCCATCGACCCGTACGCCGCCGAAAACCCCGCCGAGTTCTTCGCGGTCACCAGCGAATACTTCTTCAGTGCCCCGGATCTGCTTCATGAGGCTTATCCACAGGTCTACTTGCAACTGAAGCTTTTCTACCGGCAGGATCCGTTGAGCCGGTTGCGGCAACTTCAGGCCACAGACCCGGTCTATCAGGCGCACGACTAA
- the ppa gene encoding inorganic diphosphatase gives MSYSKIPAGKDLPNDIYVAIEIPANHAPIKYEIDKDSDCLFVDRFMATPMFYPANYGFIPNTLADDGDPLDVLVVTPYPVAPGSVIRARPVGVLNMTDDGGGDAKVIAVPHDKLSQLYVDVKEYTDLPPLLIQQIEHFFANYKDLEKGKWVKIEGWAGADAARDAITKSVAAYKG, from the coding sequence ATGAGCTATAGCAAGATTCCGGCTGGCAAAGACCTGCCAAACGACATCTACGTCGCGATCGAGATCCCGGCCAACCACGCGCCGATCAAATACGAAATCGACAAAGACAGCGATTGCCTGTTCGTTGACCGTTTCATGGCCACCCCAATGTTCTACCCGGCCAACTACGGTTTCATCCCGAACACCCTGGCTGACGACGGTGACCCCCTCGACGTGCTGGTTGTGACCCCTTACCCGGTTGCACCAGGCTCGGTGATCCGCGCGCGTCCAGTCGGCGTCCTGAACATGACCGACGACGGCGGCGGCGATGCCAAAGTCATCGCAGTCCCACACGACAAGCTGTCCCAGCTGTACGTCGATGTGAAGGAATACACCGACCTGCCGCCACTGCTGATCCAGCAGATCGAGCACTTCTTCGCGAACTACAAAGATCTCGAAAAAGGCAAATGGGTCAAGATCGAAGGCTGGGCTGGCGCTGACGCCGCTCGCGACGCGATCACCAAGTCGGTTGCTGCCTACAAAGGCTAA
- a CDS encoding S24 family peptidase, protein MRKNTSGPRFKALLEAANITTTGFAKFWGTEAQNVHNWYTRGVPAYRMEEVSRLLSVNSEWLKTGEGPKESPGLTPPASNGDTFDAHAIRGVYTVVDPNDIDLTFFKETPLTNGSGKTHVIQDPDQTIRLLRAHLDNLDIRHADAICAHMIGNSMADRIEDGSVVAIDRGLTQVVDGEIYAIEHDGMLRIKYLHRMPGNGLRLRSHNSAEYPDEVFHPAQIEEQRIHILGWVFWWSTLSKRRPVVPFL, encoded by the coding sequence ATGAGAAAGAACACTAGCGGTCCACGATTCAAGGCACTCCTGGAAGCAGCGAACATCACCACCACGGGATTCGCAAAGTTCTGGGGCACGGAAGCCCAAAATGTCCACAACTGGTACACCCGGGGCGTCCCGGCGTATCGCATGGAAGAAGTCTCACGCCTGCTGTCCGTCAACAGCGAATGGCTCAAAACCGGCGAAGGCCCCAAGGAGTCGCCTGGCCTGACGCCGCCCGCCAGCAACGGCGACACCTTCGATGCCCACGCCATCCGCGGCGTCTACACGGTCGTCGACCCCAATGACATCGACCTGACCTTCTTCAAGGAAACCCCGCTCACCAACGGTTCCGGCAAAACCCACGTAATCCAGGACCCGGACCAGACCATCCGCCTGCTGCGTGCGCACCTCGACAACCTGGACATCCGTCACGCGGACGCCATCTGCGCGCACATGATCGGCAACAGCATGGCCGACCGCATCGAAGACGGCTCCGTCGTCGCCATCGACCGCGGTCTGACCCAAGTGGTTGACGGCGAGATCTACGCCATCGAACACGACGGCATGCTGCGCATCAAATACCTGCACCGCATGCCCGGCAACGGCCTGCGCCTGCGCAGCCACAACAGCGCCGAATACCCGGACGAAGTCTTCCACCCCGCACAGATCGAAGAGCAACGGATTCACATACTGGGCTGGGTGTTCTGGTGGTCGACCCTGAGCAAACGCCGGCCGGTGGTGCCGTTTCTCTGA
- a CDS encoding winged helix-turn-helix domain-containing protein, with translation MSVPTYDQFIEPILRFLVTKPEGAIARDAHETAAKTLQLTESQRDELIASGQATDKNRSGWAHDRLKRAGLSSSAKGGYEAPRLSMKGINEPQDY, from the coding sequence GTGTCCGTTCCAACCTACGACCAATTCATCGAACCGATTCTGCGTTTTCTCGTTACTAAACCCGAGGGAGCTATCGCTCGGGATGCCCACGAAACAGCGGCCAAAACGCTGCAACTGACCGAATCCCAGCGAGATGAACTGATCGCCAGTGGCCAGGCCACCGACAAAAACCGATCAGGGTGGGCACACGATCGACTCAAACGTGCCGGCCTTTCGAGCAGTGCCAAAGGTGGCTACGAGGCACCGCGACTGAGTATGAAGGGAATAAATGAGCCGCAGGATTATTGA
- a CDS encoding Hcp family type VI secretion system effector: MANHGYMSITGKKQGLISSGCSIPDSIENKCQLGHFDEIMVLAYSHNMVAGSDGTVTGGRGQHMPIVITKNIDKFSPLIASALHDGEEVECVADLYRTSPIGSQEKYFTVRLSGAQIAHMNIQVPHAIHMSDGQPHEIVAIRYRAITWSHVQTGTSSHSTWTNAV, from the coding sequence ATGGCTAATCACGGATACATGTCGATTACTGGAAAAAAGCAAGGTTTGATCTCGTCGGGCTGTTCTATCCCGGACTCTATCGAAAACAAATGTCAGCTTGGTCACTTTGATGAAATCATGGTACTGGCTTACTCCCATAACATGGTTGCCGGTAGCGATGGAACGGTAACAGGCGGTCGCGGGCAGCACATGCCCATTGTTATCACAAAAAACATTGATAAATTTTCGCCACTCATTGCCAGCGCATTGCATGACGGTGAGGAAGTCGAATGCGTCGCTGATCTTTATCGAACGTCTCCAATAGGGAGTCAGGAAAAATACTTTACAGTACGACTGTCCGGGGCACAGATTGCGCACATGAACATTCAAGTTCCCCATGCCATCCATATGTCAGACGGTCAACCCCACGAAATCGTCGCTATCCGTTATCGCGCTATTACCTGGTCGCATGTTCAGACTGGCACCAGTTCACACAGTACGTGGACTAACGCAGTATGA
- a CDS encoding DUF4225 domain-containing protein codes for MSDQQCDIHDVTKAASDLMSLGCTASGTYLSDSLAQVQFSSFIANYVNEIIRDVNEGIITAWDGVQELRAEYDGLIHTTWFYARNGIGVAAGVMQVEVGVAISASSGGLAVIPGTLIAGHGVNNIYEGIGNIHNGPEDESITGPTRAAYQAIFRGEHRGNMAYYTTDFLLSGFGLLRSVRKSETTQLFVRDSINYEKAHRQTSSLAMFFEGLIDALTIDSLHSEYLKKTQDNNQN; via the coding sequence ATGAGTGACCAACAGTGCGATATTCACGATGTTACGAAAGCAGCCTCGGATCTGATGTCCTTAGGCTGTACGGCTAGCGGTACATACCTGTCTGATAGCTTGGCTCAGGTGCAATTCAGCTCATTTATTGCCAACTACGTAAATGAAATAATCCGGGATGTTAACGAGGGCATAATTACTGCGTGGGATGGGGTTCAGGAGCTGAGGGCAGAGTATGACGGGCTAATACATACGACATGGTTTTATGCAAGAAACGGAATTGGAGTGGCGGCAGGTGTTATGCAGGTTGAGGTTGGAGTGGCTATTTCAGCCTCTTCTGGCGGTCTAGCCGTGATACCTGGCACGCTTATAGCGGGACATGGTGTAAACAATATATATGAAGGCATAGGGAACATACACAATGGACCTGAGGACGAAAGTATAACCGGGCCAACCAGGGCCGCCTACCAAGCAATTTTTAGAGGTGAGCATAGAGGCAATATGGCCTACTACACTACAGACTTTCTTTTATCCGGTTTCGGCTTGTTGCGCTCAGTGAGAAAATCCGAAACCACACAGCTATTTGTGCGCGACTCAATCAACTATGAAAAAGCACACAGACAAACGAGTAGCCTGGCGATGTTTTTCGAAGGGCTCATCGATGCACTAACAATTGACTCACTACACTCGGAATACTTAAAAAAGACTCAAGACAACAACCAGAACTAG
- the darG gene encoding type II toxin-antitoxin system antitoxin DNA ADP-ribosyl glycohydrolase DarG, with protein sequence MIRFTQGNLLEAKTKALVNTVNTVGVMGKGIALMFKERFAQNYRLYAAACKAGEVETGKMHVTATNELDGPRWIVNFPTKRHWRSPSQMAWITEGLHDLRRFLIENDVKSVAVPPLGAGNGGLKWPEVREQIVEVLDDLDVDVLVFEPSDQYLNVAKRNGVEQLTPARALIAELMRRYWVLGMECSLLEIQKLAWFLERAIEQLPDTENPLNLKFVAHKYRPYANRLEHLLDNLDGSYLHCDKRISDAGIGDVIWFDQERKAFLQTYLKTEAKEYSQALERTAQLIDGFESPFGMELLATVDWLLSQEGVSATVPAVREALKQWDGGAGAAARKSKLFDDQALDIALRRLTSSSFRPELAT encoded by the coding sequence ATGATCAGATTCACCCAAGGCAACCTGTTGGAAGCGAAGACCAAAGCCCTCGTCAACACGGTGAACACCGTGGGTGTGATGGGTAAAGGCATCGCGTTGATGTTCAAAGAACGCTTTGCGCAGAATTACCGACTGTATGCAGCCGCGTGCAAGGCTGGTGAAGTGGAAACCGGCAAGATGCACGTGACTGCCACCAATGAACTCGATGGCCCACGCTGGATCGTGAACTTCCCTACAAAACGTCATTGGCGCTCTCCGTCGCAAATGGCGTGGATAACCGAGGGACTGCATGATCTGCGTCGTTTCTTGATAGAAAACGATGTGAAATCCGTCGCCGTCCCGCCGCTAGGTGCGGGTAATGGTGGGTTGAAGTGGCCTGAAGTGCGTGAGCAAATTGTTGAGGTACTGGACGATCTGGATGTGGATGTATTGGTGTTCGAACCCTCCGATCAATACCTGAATGTCGCTAAACGCAACGGAGTCGAGCAACTCACTCCGGCACGCGCGCTGATTGCCGAACTGATGCGGCGCTATTGGGTTCTGGGCATGGAATGCAGCCTGCTCGAGATTCAGAAACTGGCCTGGTTTCTTGAGCGCGCAATCGAGCAGTTGCCGGATACCGAGAACCCTCTGAATCTGAAGTTTGTCGCGCACAAATATCGGCCATACGCCAACCGGCTGGAACATCTGCTCGATAACCTCGATGGCAGTTATCTGCACTGTGACAAACGCATCAGTGACGCTGGCATTGGCGATGTAATCTGGTTTGATCAAGAGCGCAAAGCGTTTTTGCAGACGTATCTCAAGACCGAGGCCAAGGAATACTCGCAAGCCTTGGAGCGCACGGCCCAACTGATTGATGGTTTTGAATCGCCATTCGGCATGGAGTTATTGGCAACGGTGGATTGGCTGTTGAGCCAAGAAGGGGTATCAGCGACCGTCCCTGCGGTGCGCGAAGCATTGAAGCAGTGGGACGGTGGGGCCGGCGCTGCGGCTCGCAAGAGCAAACTGTTCGATGATCAGGCACTTGATATTGCACTCAGGCGCCTGACTTCGAGCAGTTTTCGACCTGAACTAGCGACCTGA
- a CDS encoding YfaP family protein — translation MTLRYPQVLLLLCTLTALSPVMAADGVKLDTPIGGWRSGAPEGEGESFRQTVNYPASSVNTPLGQANTARISGQIKATPKNNEPGRLIVNGVSMPLKIDDSGRFDRPFSFPNGSNSVEVRSPDGQQRHRTQFLNTSGGATPAKLRVLLSWDSDGTDLDLHLVTPDGAHIWYGDRTAANGAALDVDVTTGYGPEIFAMPAPIKGQYLVYVNYFGGGYRGDDEGGEEAAQALTTAQVTVITEEGTPSEKMETFVVPMRAVGELTLVKSFSYP, via the coding sequence ATGACACTCCGTTATCCACAGGTCTTGCTGTTGCTCTGCACGTTGACCGCGTTATCGCCGGTGATGGCTGCCGACGGCGTCAAACTCGACACCCCGATCGGTGGCTGGCGCAGTGGCGCCCCCGAAGGCGAGGGCGAAAGCTTCCGCCAAACCGTCAACTACCCGGCCTCGTCGGTCAACACCCCGCTCGGCCAGGCCAACACCGCCCGCATCAGCGGCCAGATCAAGGCCACGCCAAAGAACAACGAACCCGGTCGCCTAATCGTCAACGGCGTCAGCATGCCGCTGAAAATCGACGACAGCGGCCGCTTCGACCGCCCCTTTTCCTTCCCCAACGGCAGCAACAGCGTCGAAGTGCGCAGCCCCGACGGCCAGCAACGCCACCGCACCCAGTTCCTCAACACCAGCGGCGGCGCCACCCCGGCGAAACTGCGCGTATTGCTGTCGTGGGACAGTGACGGCACCGACCTTGACCTGCACCTCGTCACCCCGGATGGCGCGCACATCTGGTACGGCGACCGCACCGCCGCCAACGGCGCAGCGCTCGACGTCGACGTCACCACCGGCTACGGCCCGGAAATCTTCGCCATGCCGGCGCCGATCAAGGGGCAGTATCTGGTGTATGTGAATTATTTCGGCGGTGGCTATCGCGGGGATGATGAGGGTGGAGAAGAGGCGGCGCAGGCGTTGACCACGGCGCAGGTGACGGTGATTACCGAGGAAGGCACGCCGAGCGAGAAGATGGAGACGTTTGTGGTGCCGATGCGGGCGGTGGGGGAGTTGACGTTGGTGAAGTCGTTCAGTTATCCGTGA
- a CDS encoding DUF2300 domain-containing protein: MNRPLLWLLMCVIPALATAQDEPLRVAYKGELLSLNHTQLIAREPLPATLDTPLGSLWKLFVYAWLVDTGVREPAYECRGQSKEEVYCCSAGGKIERDQALVKSCGLYFEPARLGIASADWRTYWQARQAPSWLLDLPSVQPATRVSVAELLKVLAVLPAQDQMRRVLLDVVLNAADGNVVGELGGRLRVKTWSWLGDQDPQSRQGGFAGWTADGAPVWAGGRGTSQMVLRQYGQALSTVLPAAWPVEAGRCVEVGLFSRYPLARVLAGERVVTSGPLQGDYRVEFANGNALDIHSAGELFLLNDKLVARLDREEYVARVLEREAKPEPAEAAKALAVAIRTYLLQNATRNGDCLSIDDSSNRQRVAPRPASAESRNIAAWTADLVLAGSTVTYHSDQPGPDKLAWQQAVEQANAGQRYDAILLHAYPRASLSRWDNPVASCEALPAAQDWLQKQRRGWRPTLESETGYNEVSTFAVCKLAFGRPFVDRERQRIYVRGVLTLQDRLDLTHEYLHLAFEAHPNGQDETYIEGLARHLLLE, encoded by the coding sequence ATGAACCGGCCGCTGCTGTGGCTGCTGATGTGTGTGATACCTGCGCTGGCGACGGCGCAGGATGAGCCGTTGCGCGTGGCCTATAAGGGCGAGTTGTTGTCGTTGAATCACACGCAACTGATCGCCCGCGAGCCCTTGCCGGCGACGCTGGATACACCGCTGGGCAGCCTGTGGAAATTGTTCGTCTATGCATGGCTGGTGGATACCGGTGTGCGCGAGCCCGCGTATGAATGTCGCGGGCAGTCGAAGGAAGAGGTTTATTGCTGCTCGGCGGGCGGCAAGATCGAACGTGATCAGGCGTTGGTGAAATCCTGCGGGTTGTACTTTGAGCCGGCGCGGCTGGGCATCGCTTCTGCCGATTGGCGCACGTATTGGCAGGCGCGGCAGGCGCCGTCGTGGTTGCTCGACTTACCGTCGGTGCAACCGGCTACGCGGGTTTCCGTGGCTGAGTTGCTGAAGGTGTTGGCGGTGCTGCCGGCGCAGGATCAGATGCGCCGCGTATTACTCGACGTGGTACTGAACGCGGCGGACGGCAATGTCGTCGGTGAGCTGGGCGGGCGCTTGCGGGTGAAGACCTGGAGCTGGCTCGGCGATCAGGACCCGCAGTCGCGCCAGGGTGGTTTCGCCGGTTGGACGGCGGACGGTGCGCCGGTCTGGGCTGGCGGGCGCGGCACCAGTCAGATGGTTCTGCGACAGTACGGTCAGGCATTGTCGACGGTGTTGCCAGCGGCATGGCCGGTGGAGGCTGGGCGTTGTGTCGAAGTCGGTCTGTTCTCGCGTTATCCGCTGGCGCGGGTCTTGGCGGGCGAGCGGGTGGTGACGTCCGGCCCGTTGCAAGGCGACTACCGCGTCGAATTCGCCAATGGCAATGCGCTGGATATCCACAGCGCCGGTGAACTGTTTCTGCTCAACGACAAACTGGTCGCCCGGCTCGATCGCGAAGAATACGTCGCCCGCGTCCTTGAGCGCGAAGCCAAACCGGAACCTGCAGAAGCGGCCAAGGCGCTGGCCGTGGCGATCCGCACGTATCTGCTGCAAAACGCCACGCGCAACGGCGATTGCCTGAGCATCGACGACAGCAGCAACCGCCAGCGCGTCGCCCCGCGTCCAGCTTCGGCCGAGTCACGCAACATCGCGGCGTGGACGGCGGATCTGGTACTGGCCGGCAGCACCGTCACCTATCACTCCGATCAACCCGGCCCGGACAAGCTCGCCTGGCAACAAGCCGTCGAACAAGCCAACGCCGGTCAGCGCTACGACGCCATTTTGCTGCACGCCTATCCACGCGCCAGCCTCAGTCGTTGGGACAACCCGGTCGCTTCCTGCGAAGCACTGCCCGCCGCGCAGGACTGGCTGCAAAAGCAGCGTCGCGGCTGGCGTCCGACGCTGGAAAGCGAAACCGGCTACAACGAAGTCAGCACCTTCGCCGTGTGCAAACTGGCGTTTGGCCGCCCGTTTGTCGATCGCGAGCGCCAGCGCATTTACGTGCGCGGCGTGCTGACGTTGCAGGATCGCCTCGACCTGACGCACGAATACCTGCACCTGGCCTTTGAAGCACATCCCAATGGCCAGGATGAAACCTACATCGAAGGGCTCGCCCGTCACCTCTTGCTGGAATAG